Sequence from the Sphingobacteriaceae bacterium GW460-11-11-14-LB5 genome:
GGTTTAGTCCTCAGTCCGTAGTCTTCAGTCCAAAGTCGACTCATGACTCAAGACTACGGACTGAGGACTAAATCCTCTGCTGTGCTTTTAAGGCCAGGTACTGATTAATTACATTAACCGTAAGCTTTTGTGGCGGGGTAAGGATGGCCAATATGCCATGTTTGTTTAGCTCTTTTACCATTAGTTTTTTCTCGTAGATAAATTTTTCAGCAATGGTTTTGTGGTAAATTCCTTCTACGTCTTTAGCAGGTTCTGTGCTTAATTCTTTTAATTCGGTATTTTCGAAAAATACAACCACCAGTAAGTGATATTTGGCAATTCTTTTTAAATAAGGTAATTGCCTTTGCAGGGCAGATAAACTTTCGAAATTGGTAAAGAAAACCAAAAGACCGCGTTGCTTTACTACGGAACGTACTGCCGAATACAATGCCTCGAGATTACTCTCCAGGTATCTTGTTTTTTCTTTATAAAGTACATTCATAATGCTACCCAGCTGCGAAGCTTTACGATCTGCAGTCACAATGGATCCTATATTTTCGGAGATGGTAATTAAACCGGCTTTATCTTCCTTCAGCATGGCCACCTTCGAAAGGGCAACCGTGGCATTTATGGCATAATCGAGCAGGCTCAATCCTTCAAAAGGCATGCGCATTACGCGTGATTTATCAATAACGCAATAAATATTCTGCGATTTCTCATCCGTATAGGTATTAACCATTAAACTGCCTTTTCTGGCTGTAGCTTTCCAGTTAATGGTACGGATATCGTCGCCGCCAACATAATTTTTGATCTGGTCAAACTCGCTGCTT
This genomic interval carries:
- a CDS encoding DUF58 domain-containing protein, with amino-acid sequence MKKFFQQYYTNLFLTDRLFAALGCCIVLFLLKFFFAWLGDIPEIATGAVLVLFFIDIFMLYRNNQGIAAKRITSKRLSNGDENPIQIEIRNSYGFGVNARVIDEVPFQFQLRDKDFKLHLKSAEVKSIHYNLRPTKRGEYDFGFIRAYISSPLGLISRRYNFDGAKILPVYPSFINLGQYELLAASRYLTEFGIKKIRKVGQSSEFDQIKNYVGGDDIRTINWKATARKGSLMVNTYTDEKSQNIYCVIDKSRVMRMPFEGLSLLDYAINATVALSKVAMLKEDKAGLITISENIGSIVTADRKASQLGSIMNVLYKEKTRYLESNLEALYSAVRSVVKQRGLLVFFTNFESLSALQRQLPYLKRIAKYHLLVVVFFENTELKELSTEPAKDVEGIYHKTIAEKFIYEKKLMVKELNKHGILAILTPPQKLTVNVINQYLALKAQQRI